In Colletes latitarsis isolate SP2378_abdomen chromosome 12, iyColLati1, whole genome shotgun sequence, the sequence ACACCCTGCGACGCTCCAAATATTCGTGGACATTCTGGAATCCCTATGGAACGTACAGATCGGTGGCTATGTGTCGCTGGACAATGCAAAGTAATCAATTTTAATTACGATACTTAGAGCTCAAGTTCTTCTCGCAAAGAGAGGGGTACCGATTTTACTGTGACATAAATCTATCGAGTTGCAATTACCAGCATGCTATCAATACCAAATTTTGATatgtattataaattttaataatcacAAAGGTAATTAATTTAAACATTAATTAGCATTTTTATGTGTGAAtttcattatttaaatttataccaCGAGAAAAAAACTTTTGTAGTCGTGGGGAATCGAACTCGGACCACCTGGGTAGGAGTCTCTTACTTTACTATCATGCCTCATAGTAATAATTAATACACGatagattaaaattatatttgataCATGATAATACAATAATGAAACTTTAATCATTAATAAATTCTTATAACTAAATTTACAGGTGTGCAAAGTTTTAACAAAAGCGGGTGACCGGAAAGTCTTGTCCTCTCCTTATCAGTTATTTCTATTGACCCATCTCGATAGGATCTCTCAGCACAAAAACAGTGGATAACGGTAATTTGTACGCAATTTTCTGTTGCAGCCTGTAGGTTGCGACGGTGTGGTAGGTTCAGGCGTGACGACGGATGCTTGTGGTGTCTGCGGTGGTCAGGGTAAAGGTTGTCGACTGTACGAGGGCATTTTTATGGAACCAATCCTGCCCAGAGGTCATCAACCCGTGACCACGATACCGAAGGGAGCTGTGTCTCTCAACATCTCTGAACTTCGTTTCAGTAGCAACTTCTTGGGTACTTCATCTTGGATAGAAAACTAAGCGTACAGAGGAGAGAACGTTTCTTAATAATCTGATCTGTTTAGCATTGAGAGACAGCAACGGTAGTTACATCTTGAATGGACCGTTGGCATATAGTTCAAGCGGCACTTATAAAGCGGCTGGCACGACATTAACATACCAGAGGGGTGACAGAAGCCGCGTGGAGTGCATCTTGGCAACCGGGCCACTGAACGATTCTTTGCATTTAGAGGTACAACACATAAAGACGCCTCTGATATCTGACCCCTCACGGAATTTATTTCACCCAcggtttctttcttttttgccCGTTCCCTATTGTGTGTtgtatttttaaatcgttccccCCCAGATACTGGCGCAGGAAATGAATCCCGGAGTGCTTTACAAGTACATGTTACCGCTAAAGGGAACATCCAACGGAAAGGCGATGATAGCACCGCCGCTTTTTGCGACAGGTAACCGTTTTTAGCCACgaggcgtttaatcgactgcattttTCAAGGTACCACGACGTCCTTACGTAACGCACTTTATGGCTGACTCGTGACTCACGCGAATGGGTAACGCGCAAAGAGCAAAAGCGATTCGTTACTGTCTCTTTGTTGCAGGATCCATGGATCGTGGCAACGAAATCCCCGATTCGGACGCTCGCGTCGCTCTGACTAGAATGTAAATATTATACGAGCCTATTGTTAAAGTTCCAAGATTTGAGAAGCGTTTGGAATTTGGTCACGCGGTGATTTGCTATCGTGCAGCATCGTCGCTTTTTCAGGCCCGACCGGAAGGCTGATTTATCGCCCAGGAATCGCGGCAGAGCACCAAAGGCAGAGATGAAGCATCCGCCGACCACAGTGATGGCCGGCGATCAACCAAAGTCAAAGACCAAAAGGAAGAAGCGAATGAAATTTGGGTGGATGGTCTTTGGATTGACTCCTTGCTCCAAAGATTGCGGAGGAGGTGAATTACCAATCCAGTAATCGATCAAACAATTAGGAAAAAGATAGACAATCGAAGTTCTAATCAAGTCTTGCGTGGGAAGTTCCCTACCGATTCACGAAATTTATTAGCAGGAAGCCCCACATCCGTGATCGTCCCACGTTATTATTTTCCACGCGTGGTTGCCCGAGCCTTTCACGAAAAAAACTGCTTCGATTCTTTTCATTTATACTTGGACAGAAATAACAGGGTCAGATTTCTCGGTTCACGCTTACCAAAACTCTCTCTTTGTTCGTTTCAATGAATACTATCTATGTATCTACCATATATACACAGAGTGCATAGGGTCAAAAGATTCTACCaaaagaataatatttaaatcAAATATCCTCAGACAGTTTCAAGTTAGAGGTAATCAGATTGCTAGAGACTAGACTACTCCTTCTTTGTAAAAGGTGTTTTCCTATCAAATAAATAACTAAATAAATTCTATCACTTTCAGGGATTCGAACAGCGATTTTCAAGTGTGTTCGAGAGAACAACCAGATGATAGTGAACGAGAAGCGTTGCCGCAACGCGGAGAAGCCTCAACAGCCGCCTCCGTTGCGTTGCAACGACCGTCCCTGTCTAGCCAAGTAAACTGTTCTGTCTGTAATTGGAATGTTACCTGCAAATTATCACGTACAAATTAAAGAGTATCACGATATCGGTTGCAGATGGAGACCGGAGCCGTGGAGCGAGTGCTCGGTCAGCTGCGGGACCGGTACGAGAACGCGAAAATTGGAGTGCGTACAGGAATTAAACGCGAATTTAACGATGCAAGTGGCTGCCGGTGCGTGCATCCAACCGACGGACCTGTTAACCGTGGAGACCTGCACGAAACCGGCTTGCAGTCCGGAATTAAGGCACATGCACTCGCCACACGACACACCCAGATGGGACGTCGGCCCTTGGGGCCCCGTAAGTGGGGCCTTTTTTTATCAATACAAACAATTGAAGACTCCCTTCGACGCTTCTAAGCATTTCCACTCGACGGGCACACGTGTTTCTTTCTATCGATTCTTTATTTCCACGCGTTTGGAACGTTCAGTAATCGTTTTTGTGATTTCAGTGCTCTGTAACGTGTGGAAGAGGAGTTAGGAATCGAACGGTCACGTGCATCACACCTGGGAAATCCTGCCCTTTGTTCAACAAACCAGAGTCTGAAAAGGTTTGCGAATCTGTATCTTGTGTAAGCAACAATGCTGACCAACGAGCACCTTGGCTGTACTCCAATTGGTCATCCaaggtaaaattattttttgctatAAAAAGTAATCAAAGTTCTTGTTTCTTGGACCTTTGTATCGCTTGTTTTAGTGCTCAGTCGAGTGTGGCAAGGGAGTCGAGACTAGGCAAGTAGCCTGCGCCGATGGCAGTGAACTGTTTTGCAATCCCACAGAGAGACCGGAAACGGAAAGACAGTGCTATGGCAAAGTAACCAAGTGCGATAGTGCCAAGTGGTTCATTGGCCCATGGACATCAGTTAGTAACAAATAATCAAAACACACGTTTCTTCTCATTAACAGGGGTACTTTAGTACAAACTTTAAAGATACCTTTTGCGaatcgaaagaaacaaaattatgaATCACATTTGCTCGACTCTCTAGACCAGAATACCTCATTATAGACACACTATCGTTTCAAACGACAGTGCCTAATATGTTATAATTTCAGTGTTCTGTGTCTTGCGGAGTGGGTGTCCAGAATCGAGAGGTTCTCTGCGTAGCAAGGACGAACAGCAAATTCGTCGTGTTACCAGCGCACGATTGCAACGATTCGAGGCCAGCAACCGAACAAACATGCAGCGTGCCCGTGTGTAGACCGGAATGGTTCACTTCGAGCTGGTCGAAGGCAAATTACACGCACAAATTCACCGTGATGCAAGAGACCCTGACATTGTAATCATATAAATATCTATTTTTAGTGCTCGACGACGTGTGGCACCGGTGTGCAAACGAGATTGGTTCGTTGCATTCTCGAGGGCGTCGAGGACTCGAATTGCCCGGAGGATGCAAGACCAACCGAGAGGCTGGAATGTAGTTTAAAATCGTGCGAGAAAGAAATCTCGACGCCGAGCAAACCACCGAAAAGTAAGAGAAATTGTTGAATCTTGTCGATTCATTTTTTCCAACGTCTTGGCAGGATATTTTACGCAATTTCAGAAGCTTACGAGACGTCGGAGTGTGTCGACAAACATCCGAACTGTGCGTTGGTTGTGAAGAATGGCCTGTGTCGGATAAAATACTACAAGTACTCGTGCTGCAAGTGCCGCGAGTAATTGGTCTGCCATTAACACAGTTTCTTTGTCTTCGATTGAACTCGTAGCTCTCCTTAGATAATGTAACTTGATCGTTCAGTGGAACGAAAGAATCGTGTCTACTATCCGAAACTGTTGCAAACAGACGACCGTATTATGTAGAAGATTATTTAACGCAATGTCCTATCTAATCACATGTAGAATTATTCCTTTGGTCGTTTTGCCTCCGCGCGATAGGCTACGgaacaattatttaattaatttcgaaCGTTAACCCCGGGAAACGGAATAGTAAACGAAAGCATACTAGTCGTTTGTAGTAGACGAAATAATGTCGGTTCGTTGTTACGCCCCTAAATACGCTGCAACCCATTTGCATGCACACGCGACCGTCTACCGTTTACATATGTAAGTAATGCCACATCGAGCTGGCGATCTAGCGATCAAATTAATCTTATATTTATGATATCCGACCATATCGCTAATTAGTTACAGTAGTACTTCGTTTCTTCGACTGAAATTTTATTCATTGCCAAACATTCATTGAAAATTTAGTTCTCAGAAGTAAGTCGTGATTAATATTAGTCAATTAATGGAATTAGTCCATGAATTTCCATGACTAATAATAACGTTGATGTTGGTTATTAAATTGATTGAAAACAAAAATTCCATAGACTGTAATATTGTTTTGTATAATGAAATCTGTAATTATAACGTAAGTTTTAAACAAACGAAAGGAACGTGATATAAGCACTACCGCTAGAGAAATAATTTGTAACTATTTTCATGATCGTGTTACATACCATCACGGAgataaataaaaatcagaacATCAAAAACCAAACAAAATTTGAGAAACACTACTTGTTACTATATTTCAAATCCAATTATTCATTCAGAATGAAGTTAAACAATAAGGCTATCAACTATAACAATAAAAACTAAATGTGAAAACAAACTACATTTATACTAAACTATACGAGGAAGATCTcagccattagctcatattatttgctatgtaattaattattaaataattatattctacagtaaaaatcgataaaattaattacatacTAAATAATAATGACCCAGGTCTCACTGCTTGTAGGTTGCTGTGAATAAAGACTTGCCCTAATCAaatcccaaccaccctccatttaTGAACAATTTTTACAAGAAACGACGATTGTTATTAGATCAATCGTTTGAAGAACTAACAAACAGGAGAAGAGTTTTCAGAAGAACTGTGAAAGGCCATCAAGAAAACGTGAAAGTCAATCAAATATGGAATTAACATTCCAAATTAAACGACTAGTATTTTTTATAAACTACCTAATTATAAATCTAAAATTGTGTATATCCTAAATTTATGTACATATTGTGTATATATTATGTATATCCTTCCTACAAACATAGCTAAACAAATACATAACAATATGTTGCTCCTTTTTCTTTCTGCCACAGCTTCCACGAAGATTTTCTGAAACACAAATTGAGCAGTATGAAACACAATTCAATAAATGGTCCCTTCGACTCCTTGAGTCCTTTCTTTCTttggcggtcctgccaaagcctgaaacttaataccAAGCTTGAGCACTCCGTGAAATACGCAGATACCTAACAATTCTATTATAAGAATCGTTATCGGAACGCGTCTGGAGTAACTTGAGCTGGACGAGCGTTTCGAAGGGGGTTCCCCACGTTCGTGGACGCGATGAACGACTTCAAAGTCGCGGCAATTCCAAGAATTGAAAGTAAAACTCAAACAAACGGTATATGTGTGCAAAATCCGTTTGGATTGGATAACTTTTCAACTCCCAAAACTGAACTACAGTCACAacgttttaatatatttaatatagtcTTTACTAAAACACACTCTATATATGATTACATAAGATTGAAAAGCTAATTCATTATGCATTTTACAATACTATTGTCGTGTATGCAATACGAACAATTGTCAAATAAATAATAACTAATCCcgccaatttttaaattataacgaTATTGTCTCATTAGCAGCGACATCACGAACTGGGTGGCGGACGGGGGAAGTTCCAATGTCTCAACTGCTTTTTCGAATTAaatcttttaattaaaatttaattaacaaaTTATTTATTACCACTATATTTTTCCCTTGTTACGAATATTTGTAAGTTTCAAAAACGAGATTCAATCTTTCTTTCCGAGCTTCGCGAGACATCCGAGCTCCCCACTCTTCTCCCTCGATTCGTAACCGTCACTCGCTGCAGCGAGGAATCGCCATTCGTACGTTACAAGTTGGACCGGCAAGATGTGTCCGAACGTGTCTCTCTAACCAGCTGATATAATATTACTACACGCGTTTAATTCCCAACAGTAATTTCCTTTAGAATTAATacatttctattataaattgagCCGAAATTGTGAGAAAAACTGACTCGTATTTCGCATGATTTCCTCGATATCCAACCGGCGTCGATTCTTCATATCTTTCTAAGCGAAATTACGTATCTTATACGTATTATTTCGAGATTAATTATTCTTTAATTATGTTTCCTGTAATGCATTTGCTttctatttgtattttatttctgttacagccTCAGAAATTCCAAGTCAAGGAATTTCTATTCAAAATGGAAGCTTCGGGAATCATCGGAGGCACCCCCACCCTCCCCCCAATTCGCAAGCGATGCTGGGTAACGAGGAGACGCCATTACCATTGTAAAAATTGGCGGGGTAAGACGTGCCGGCGACTCACGACTAACGAGGTacgtatttcaaattttttgataTTTTCTCACTTATTATTACTCGCATTTACTCTCTAACGGTGGTTTTGTTTAATTGTTCCGTGTATTAATACATTTCAACTATAAATTGAATCGGAATTGTGCGAAAAAGAGAATCGTACTTCGCACGTTTTCCTCGATACCCAACCGGCGTCGAGTCTTTAtatctttttaaacaaaattacgtaTCTCATACGTATTATTTCGAGATTAATTATTCTTTAATTATGTTTCCTCTAATGAATTTGCtttcaatttgtattttatttctgtaatAGTCTCTGAAATTCGAAATCGAGAAATTTCTATTCAAAATGGAAGGTTCGGGAATCATCGGAGGCGCCCCCATCCTTCCACTTAATTCGCGAGGGATGCTGGGTAACGAGGAGACGCCATTAGCATTGTAAAAATTGGCGGTGTAAGACGTGTCGGCGTCTCACGACTAACG encodes:
- the LOC143349029 gene encoding thrombospondin type-1 domain-containing protein 4; this translates as MDRSRKSRNDRWLRGPAELPRRRRCTQRHITVKNVGSILALTMLTAASVSCTHVPDKYPIEVYHMLREKTQFGLGRDNRIRGTWGAWSPWSGCSRTCGTGIQSQSRECVPYQRLLRKRSIILGNGTSNSRPICIGTYKRYHTCNTQRCPNFPEDLRAEQCAKYNGRNYKGESYDWVPFLDAPNSCALNCRAVGERFYATLEPAVMDGTPCDAPNIRGHSGIPMERTDRWLCVAGQCKPVGCDGVVGSGVTTDACGVCGGQGKGCRLYEGIFMEPILPRGHQPVTTIPKGAVSLNISELRFSSNFLALRDSNGSYILNGPLAYSSSGTYKAAGTTLTYQRGDRSRVECILATGPLNDSLHLEILAQEMNPGVLYKYMLPLKGTSNGKAMIAPPLFATGSMDRGNEIPDSDARVALTRMPDRKADLSPRNRGRAPKAEMKHPPTTVMAGDQPKSKTKRKKRMKFGWMVFGLTPCSKDCGGGIRTAIFKCVRENNQMIVNEKRCRNAEKPQQPPPLRCNDRPCLAKWRPEPWSECSVSCGTGTRTRKLECVQELNANLTMQVAAGACIQPTDLLTVETCTKPACSPELRHMHSPHDTPRWDVGPWGPCSVTCGRGVRNRTVTCITPGKSCPLFNKPESEKVCESVSCVSNNADQRAPWLYSNWSSKCSVECGKGVETRQVACADGSELFCNPTERPETERQCYGKVTKCDSAKWFIGPWTSCSVSCGVGVQNREVLCVARTNSKFVVLPAHDCNDSRPATEQTCSVPVCRPEWFTSSWSKCSTTCGTGVQTRLVRCILEGVEDSNCPEDARPTERLECSLKSCEKEISTPSKPPKKAYETSECVDKHPNCALVVKNGLCRIKYYKYSCCKCRE